One Buchnera aphidicola (Pentalonia nigronervosa) DNA segment encodes these proteins:
- the fkpA gene encoding FKBP-type peptidyl-prolyl cis-trans isomerase yields the protein MFFLLLKKIIFFYIFLYTSKSFSGTPIQFYNDTKHYLEVKNIFKNHHEKLSYALGTSLGNYINQSFEKQKKIGVRLNKYDLLKGVRDAITGHTKIPEIEVSLLLKELEDKLKNATIIQLKKDAKENLIHGKLYMEKLLEMKGVKKTNSGLLYIIKREGKEKILKNNAQITVHYRGSFINGIEFDNSYQRGQPISLMLKDVILGWQEGLRYIGKGGKIKLVIPPNLGYGEREISGIPGNSTLIFDIELLDVINVK from the coding sequence ATGTTTTTTTTACTTCTAAAGAAAATAATATTTTTTTACATATTTTTATATACTTCAAAATCTTTTTCAGGAACGCCTATACAATTTTATAATGATACAAAACATTACTTAGAAGTAAAAAATATATTTAAAAATCATCATGAAAAATTATCTTATGCATTAGGTACATCGTTAGGTAATTATATTAATCAATCTTTTGAAAAGCAAAAGAAAATAGGTGTAAGATTAAATAAGTATGATCTTTTAAAAGGAGTTCGAGACGCTATTACTGGACATACAAAAATACCAGAGATAGAGGTGTCTTTATTACTTAAAGAATTGGAAGATAAGTTAAAAAATGCAACAATAATTCAATTAAAAAAAGATGCGAAAGAAAATTTAATACATGGAAAATTATATATGGAAAAACTTTTGGAAATGAAAGGAGTAAAAAAAACCAATAGTGGTCTTTTATATATTATTAAAAGAGAAGGAAAAGAAAAAATATTAAAAAATAATGCGCAAATTACTGTTCATTATAGAGGATCATTTATTAATGGTATAGAATTTGATAACTCATATCAAAGAGGACAACCGATATCATTAATGTTAAAAGATGTTATATTAGGTTGGCAAGAGGGTTTAAGATACATTGGAAAAGGAGGAAAAATAAAATTAGTAATTCCACCAAATTTAGGGTATGGAGAGCGAGAAATTAGTGGTATTCCAGGAAATTCTACTTTAATTTTTGATATAGAATTATTAGACGTTATAAATGTTAAATAA
- the rpsJ gene encoding 30S ribosomal protein S10: MQNQRIRIRLKAFDHRLIDQSTTEIVETAKRTGAQVRGPIPLPTRKERFTILISPHVNKDARDQYEIRTHKRLIDIVEPTEKTVDALMRLDLAAGVDVQISLG; the protein is encoded by the coding sequence ATGCAGAACCAAAGAATTCGCATTCGTTTAAAAGCTTTTGATCATAGATTAATTGATCAATCTACTACCGAAATTGTCGAAACAGCTAAAAGAACTGGAGCACAAGTGCGTGGCCCCATTCCTCTTCCTACACGTAAAGAACGTTTTACTATTTTAATATCTCCACATGTAAATAAAGATGCACGAGATCAATATGAAATTCGTACGCATAAGCGCTTAATTGACATAGTTGAACCTACAGAAAAAACTGTTGATGCACTTATGCGATTAGATCTTGCTGCTGGTGTTGATGTACAAATCAGCTTGGGATGA
- the tusD gene encoding sulfurtransferase complex subunit TusD encodes MNFTILVMGAAYGTQNASTAFLFCQSLVTTKHKLYSVFFYCDGVLNANKMNTPASDEFNLTKAWQELSKKYYVNLYVCIGSAFRRGVTNNVTMNNVNDKQNNLAIGFQLSGLVELAYSIKICDRIVQF; translated from the coding sequence ATGAATTTTACTATATTGGTTATGGGTGCTGCTTATGGCACGCAGAATGCTAGCACTGCATTTTTATTTTGTCAGTCTTTAGTTACAACTAAACATAAATTATATAGTGTATTTTTCTATTGTGATGGTGTTTTAAACGCTAATAAAATGAATACACCTGCTTCTGATGAGTTTAATTTAACTAAGGCTTGGCAAGAATTAAGTAAAAAATATTATGTAAATCTATATGTTTGTATTGGATCTGCTTTTAGACGAGGTGTAACGAATAATGTAACTATGAATAATGTAAATGATAAGCAAAATAATTTAGCAATTGGTTTTCAGTTGAGCGGGCTAGTTGAATTAGCTTATTCAATCAAAATTTGTGATCGAATAGTACAATTTTAA
- a CDS encoding acetylornithine/succinyldiaminopimelate transaminase — protein sequence MILKKKIVTRNDFNDLIVPFYNPVSFIPIRGKGSRIWDQEGKEYIDFSGGIAVTALGHCHPVLNKILKKQSTLLWHVSNIFVNEPSLRLAEKLISSSFADRVFFANSGAEANEAAFKIARYYAYKIHQPKKNKILSFYNSFHGRTFLTVSVGGQSKYSSHFGPKPIGITHATFNNIDSVEKIIDKNTCAVVVELIQGEGGVMPASLSFIKSLRELCDKYNALLILDEIQTGIGRTGTLFAYQYYGINPDIITIAKSLGNGFPISAMLTTNDVASVSEFGIHGTTYGGNPLACTIAESVIDIVNTNKVLLGVKKRFQQIISELHTINKRFNCFQDIRGRGLLIGIVLKQDITEKMYKILHESFVAGVIILNAGNNVIRLTPSLIITKADIVEGMRRFCRALEKSLL from the coding sequence ATGATATTAAAAAAAAAAATAGTTACGCGAAATGATTTTAATGATTTGATTGTACCATTTTATAATCCTGTTTCTTTTATTCCAATTCGCGGAAAAGGTAGTCGTATTTGGGATCAGGAAGGAAAAGAATATATTGATTTTTCAGGTGGAATTGCTGTAACAGCATTAGGTCATTGTCATCCAGTATTAAATAAGATTTTAAAAAAACAAAGCACATTACTTTGGCATGTGAGTAATATTTTTGTTAATGAACCGTCTTTACGATTAGCAGAAAAATTGATTTCTTCAAGTTTTGCTGATCGTGTTTTTTTTGCTAATTCAGGCGCAGAAGCAAACGAAGCAGCATTTAAAATCGCTCGTTATTACGCATATAAAATTCATCAACCTAAAAAAAATAAAATTCTTTCTTTTTACAATTCATTTCATGGACGTACCTTTCTGACTGTTTCTGTAGGTGGTCAATCAAAATATTCCAGTCATTTTGGACCGAAACCGATTGGTATTACACATGCTACGTTTAATAACATTGATTCTGTAGAAAAAATTATTGATAAAAATACTTGCGCAGTTGTTGTTGAATTAATTCAAGGTGAGGGCGGTGTTATGCCAGCATCTTTGTCTTTTATAAAATCTTTAAGAGAATTATGTGATAAATATAATGCACTTTTGATTTTAGATGAAATACAAACTGGAATTGGTCGAACAGGAACGTTATTTGCTTATCAATATTATGGCATTAATCCAGATATCATCACGATTGCTAAATCTTTAGGAAATGGTTTTCCTATAAGTGCAATGTTAACTACAAATGATGTTGCATCTGTTTCAGAGTTTGGTATTCATGGAACTACATATGGTGGAAATCCTCTTGCTTGTACTATAGCAGAATCAGTTATAGATATTGTTAATACTAATAAAGTATTATTAGGTGTTAAAAAACGATTTCAACAAATTATTTCCGAATTGCATACAATAAATAAGCGTTTTAATTGTTTTCAGGACATACGCGGTCGAGGTTTATTAATAGGCATTGTGTTAAAACAAGACATTACTGAAAAAATGTATAAAATTTTACATGAATCTTTTGTAGCAGGTGTGATTATTTTAAATGCTGGCAATAATGTAATTCGTTTAACGCCATCATTAATTATTACTAAAGCGGATATTGTTGAAGGTATGCGGCGATTTTGTCGTGCTTTAGAGAAAAGTTTATTGTAA
- the tusC gene encoding sulfurtransferase complex subunit TusC: MKEIAFVFSHAPHGTSLGREGLDAIFSISSIINKISVFFINDGVFQIQKNIGSENILSRDYTAAFPILSLYDIKDLYCCKLSLIQRGLSLQHNFILNVNILDVDLLRLKLDSYDAIINF, encoded by the coding sequence ATGAAAGAAATTGCATTTGTTTTTTCTCATGCACCGCATGGAACCAGTCTTGGAAGAGAAGGATTAGATGCTATCTTTAGCATTTCCTCTATCATTAACAAGATAAGTGTATTTTTTATCAATGATGGTGTTTTTCAAATACAAAAAAATATTGGATCAGAAAATATTTTGTCTCGCGATTATACAGCCGCTTTTCCTATTTTGTCTTTATACGACATTAAAGATTTATATTGTTGTAAATTGTCATTAATACAAAGAGGGTTAAGTTTACAACATAATTTTATATTAAATGTAAACATATTAGACGTAGATTTGTTACGATTGAAATTAGATAGTTATGATGCAATTATAAATTTTTAA
- the rpsG gene encoding 30S ribosomal protein S7 has protein sequence MSRRRIVHIRKILPDPKFSSELLAKFINILMIDGKKSIAEAIVYTALKLLSQRTHKTEIEVFELALEHVRPIVEVKSRRVGGSTYQVPVEVRPVRRNALAMRWIVESARKRLDKSMALRLSNELYDALENKGASVKKKEEVHRMAEANKAFAHYRW, from the coding sequence ATGTCACGTCGTCGTATCGTTCATATTCGAAAGATATTACCAGATCCAAAATTTTCTTCAGAACTATTAGCTAAATTTATAAATATTTTAATGATTGATGGAAAAAAATCTATTGCAGAAGCGATTGTATATACTGCATTAAAATTATTATCTCAGCGTACACATAAAACAGAAATAGAAGTATTTGAATTAGCTTTAGAGCATGTACGTCCAATAGTAGAAGTCAAATCTCGTCGTGTTGGTGGATCAACGTATCAAGTTCCTGTAGAAGTACGTCCAGTTAGAAGAAATGCCTTAGCCATGCGTTGGATTGTAGAATCTGCACGAAAGAGACTGGACAAATCAATGGCGTTACGTTTATCTAATGAATTATACGACGCTTTAGAAAATAAAGGAGCATCAGTGAAAAAAAAAGAAGAAGTGCATCGTATGGCAGAAGCGAATAAAGCATTTGCTCATTATCGTTGGTAA
- the tuf gene encoding elongation factor Tu produces MSKEKFKRLKPHINVGTIGHVDHGKTTLTAAITTVLSKKYGGSARAFDQIDNAPEEKARGITINTSHVEYDTEFRHYAHVDCPGHADYIKNMITGAAQMDGAILVVAATDGPMPQTREHILLGRQVGVPYIVVFLNKCDMVNDEELLELVEMEVRDLLTQYDFPGDDTPIIRGSALKALEGAPEWEEQIFNLSKCLDNYIPEPKRAIDQPFLLPIEDVFSISGRGTVVTGRVERGIIKIGEEVEIVGIKKTTKTICTGVEMFRKLLDEGRAGENVGILLRGTKRDEIERGQVLSKPGSIHPHTTFESEVYVLSKEEGGRHTPFFKGYRPQFYFRTTDVTGSIELPKDVEMVMPGDNVKMTVTLINPIAMADGLRFAIREGGRTVGAGVVSKVLT; encoded by the coding sequence ATGTCTAAAGAAAAATTTAAACGTTTAAAACCTCATATAAATGTAGGAACAATTGGTCACGTAGATCACGGAAAAACGACATTAACTGCGGCTATTACAACTGTTTTATCAAAGAAATATGGTGGTTCTGCACGTGCTTTTGATCAAATTGATAATGCACCAGAAGAAAAAGCGCGGGGTATTACTATCAATACTTCACATGTAGAATATGATACGGAATTTAGACATTATGCTCATGTAGATTGTCCTGGTCATGCAGATTATATCAAAAATATGATTACTGGAGCTGCGCAAATGGATGGTGCAATTTTAGTAGTTGCAGCAACTGATGGACCTATGCCGCAAACACGTGAACATATTTTACTTGGTAGACAAGTGGGTGTGCCGTATATTGTTGTGTTTCTTAATAAATGTGATATGGTTAATGATGAAGAATTATTAGAATTAGTTGAAATGGAAGTTCGTGATTTATTAACACAATATGATTTTCCTGGAGATGATACTCCTATTATTCGCGGATCTGCTTTGAAAGCACTTGAAGGCGCACCGGAATGGGAAGAGCAAATTTTTAATTTATCTAAGTGTTTAGATAATTACATTCCAGAACCTAAAAGAGCAATAGATCAACCTTTTTTATTGCCAATAGAAGACGTGTTTTCTATTTCAGGACGGGGTACAGTAGTAACTGGACGTGTTGAAAGAGGTATTATTAAAATTGGTGAAGAAGTAGAAATTGTAGGTATTAAAAAAACGACTAAAACTATTTGTACTGGCGTTGAAATGTTTAGAAAATTATTGGATGAGGGACGTGCAGGAGAAAATGTAGGTATATTATTACGTGGTACAAAACGTGATGAAATTGAACGTGGTCAAGTATTATCAAAACCAGGTAGTATTCATCCTCATACGACATTTGAATCTGAAGTATATGTGTTATCTAAAGAAGAAGGCGGTCGTCATACACCATTTTTTAAAGGTTATCGTCCTCAATTTTATTTTCGTACAACTGACGTAACAGGTTCAATTGAGTTACCAAAAGATGTTGAAATGGTTATGCCCGGAGATAATGTAAAGATGACTGTAACTTTAATTAATCCGATCGCAATGGCTGATGGATTACGATTTGCAATACGCGAAGGAGGTCGTACAGTTGGCGCAGGAGTAGTTTCAAAAGTATTAACGTAA
- the tusB gene encoding sulfurtransferase complex subunit TusB produces the protein MLHVLMKSPFETNFSLIMNMLKETDDFLALQDGVLIALIDNVFLKKLICSSAKLYIIREDVYARGINKNISKKFTLISYIHFVSLTIKHKTQMTW, from the coding sequence ATGCTACATGTTTTAATGAAATCTCCTTTTGAGACTAATTTTTCTCTTATCATGAATATGTTAAAAGAAACAGATGATTTTTTAGCATTGCAAGACGGCGTATTAATTGCGTTAATTGATAATGTTTTTTTAAAAAAATTAATATGTTCTTCAGCAAAATTATACATTATTCGAGAAGATGTTTATGCTCGAGGAATCAACAAAAACATTTCTAAAAAATTTACGTTAATCAGTTATATTCATTTCGTGTCACTAACAATTAAACATAAAACACAAATGACTTGGTAA
- the fusA gene encoding elongation factor G: MSRITPISQYRNIGISAHIDAGKTTTTERILFYTGINHKIGEVHDGAATMDWMEQEQERGITITSASTTAFWSGMAKQFKSHRINIIDTPGHVDFTIEVERSMRILDGAVMVYCAVGGVQPQSETVWRQANKYNIPRIAFVNKMDRIGANFLHVVNQMRTRLGANPVPLQLPIGAEEKFSGVVDLIKMKAIYWQESDQGITFIYNDIPGEMIALSEQWHQNLIESAVESNEHLMEKYLNGIVLSESDIKCALRERSLSNEIVLITCGSAFKNKGVQTLLDSIIEYLPAPNDIQNIHGVVSKNIDVPEIRISDDNAPFSALAFKVANDPFVGNLTFFRVYSGIVKSGDTVLNSTKSKRERFGRIVQMHANKREEIRVVHAGDIAAAIGLKDVTTGDTLCDLNNPIILERMEFPEPVISIFVEPKTKVDQEKMGIALNRLAKEDPSFRVRTDEESNQTIISGMGELHLEIIIDRMKREFNVDANVGQPQVAYRETILDNVQNVEGKYIKQSGGRGQYGHVVIELFPLTSGNAGYTFINDIKGGVIPNEFISAIDKGIQEQLKSGPLAGYPVVNIGVRLYFGSYHDVDSSELAFKLAASIAFKNGFKKARPILLEPIMKVEVETPDDYMGDVIGDLNRRRGVIEGMQDLIIGKIIKACVPLSEMFGYATDLRSQTQGRASYSMEFLKYTEAPANIANMIIEKREK; this comes from the coding sequence ATGTCTCGTATTACTCCCATTTCTCAGTATCGCAATATTGGAATTAGTGCTCATATAGATGCAGGAAAAACTACCACGACTGAAAGAATCTTATTTTATACAGGAATTAATCATAAGATTGGTGAGGTGCATGACGGAGCAGCTACCATGGACTGGATGGAACAAGAACAAGAACGAGGCATTACAATTACGTCAGCATCTACTACTGCTTTTTGGAGTGGCATGGCAAAACAATTTAAGTCGCATCGCATTAATATTATTGATACTCCAGGTCATGTTGATTTTACTATTGAAGTCGAACGTTCTATGCGCATTTTAGATGGTGCTGTTATGGTGTATTGTGCAGTCGGTGGAGTTCAACCTCAGTCAGAAACAGTATGGCGTCAAGCAAATAAATATAATATTCCACGAATAGCATTCGTTAATAAAATGGATCGTATAGGTGCAAACTTTTTACACGTAGTAAATCAAATGCGAACACGATTAGGTGCAAATCCTGTACCTTTACAGTTACCTATTGGTGCAGAAGAAAAATTTTCTGGTGTTGTGGATTTAATTAAAATGAAAGCGATTTATTGGCAGGAATCAGATCAAGGTATAACTTTTATCTATAATGATATTCCTGGTGAAATGATTGCATTATCAGAACAGTGGCATCAAAATTTAATTGAATCTGCAGTAGAGTCCAATGAACATCTTATGGAAAAATATTTAAATGGAATTGTGTTATCTGAAAGCGACATCAAATGTGCATTAAGGGAACGATCACTGAGCAACGAGATTGTGCTTATAACTTGTGGCTCTGCTTTTAAAAACAAAGGTGTGCAGACATTATTAGATTCAATTATTGAGTATCTTCCTGCACCTAATGATATTCAAAATATACATGGAGTTGTAAGTAAAAATATTGATGTTCCTGAAATAAGAATATCAGATGATAATGCACCCTTTTCCGCGCTAGCGTTTAAAGTGGCTAATGATCCATTTGTGGGTAATTTAACTTTTTTTCGCGTATATTCAGGTATAGTAAAATCTGGAGATACTGTCTTGAATTCTACAAAATCAAAACGAGAACGATTTGGTAGAATTGTACAAATGCATGCAAATAAGAGAGAAGAAATTAGAGTGGTACATGCAGGAGACATAGCAGCAGCTATTGGATTAAAGGATGTTACTACTGGTGATACTTTATGCGATTTGAACAATCCTATTATTTTAGAACGTATGGAATTTCCTGAACCAGTTATTTCAATTTTTGTAGAACCTAAAACAAAAGTCGATCAAGAGAAAATGGGAATTGCATTAAATCGTTTAGCAAAAGAAGATCCATCCTTTCGAGTACGGACTGACGAAGAATCCAATCAAACAATTATTTCGGGAATGGGTGAATTACATTTAGAAATTATTATTGATCGTATGAAACGTGAATTTAATGTTGATGCAAATGTCGGTCAACCTCAAGTAGCATATCGTGAAACAATTCTAGACAATGTACAAAATGTTGAGGGAAAATATATTAAACAATCTGGTGGTCGGGGTCAATATGGCCATGTTGTTATTGAGTTATTTCCATTAACATCAGGAAATGCAGGATATACTTTTATTAATGATATAAAAGGAGGGGTAATACCAAATGAATTTATTTCTGCAATTGATAAAGGAATTCAAGAGCAATTAAAATCTGGTCCTTTAGCAGGGTATCCTGTTGTCAATATAGGTGTACGTCTTTACTTTGGGTCTTACCATGACGTTGATTCATCAGAGTTAGCTTTTAAGTTAGCTGCTTCGATAGCATTTAAAAATGGTTTTAAAAAAGCACGTCCAATTTTATTAGAGCCAATTATGAAAGTAGAAGTTGAAACACCAGATGATTATATGGGAGATGTTATAGGTGATTTAAATCGACGAAGAGGAGTAATTGAGGGTATGCAAGATTTAATTATTGGAAAAATTATTAAAGCTTGCGTTCCATTATCTGAAATGTTCGGATATGCTACTGATTTACGTTCTCAAACACAAGGACGAGCATCATATTCTATGGAATTTTTAAAGTATACGGAAGCTCCTGCTAATATCGCTAACATGATTATTGAAAAACGGGAAAAATAA
- the rplC gene encoding 50S ribosomal protein L3, which translates to MIGLVGKKLGMTRIFTQEGTAIPVTVIELQENRITQVKSMNTDFYHAIQITTGVKKKNKLKKPQAGHFLKSGVVPGRGLWEFRISQNLNFNVGENIQINIFKNVKKVDVTGISKGKGFCGTVKRWNFRTQDATHGNSLSHRVPGSIGQNQTPGRVFKGKKMAGQLGNNRVTIQNLNVIKIDENKNLILVKGAVPGATGSDIIVKPAVKI; encoded by the coding sequence ATGATTGGTTTAGTTGGAAAGAAATTAGGCATGACGCGTATTTTTACTCAAGAAGGAACAGCAATACCTGTTACAGTAATTGAATTACAAGAAAATAGAATCACACAAGTAAAAAGTATGAATACCGATTTTTATCATGCAATTCAAATTACTACTGGAGTGAAGAAAAAAAATAAGTTAAAAAAACCTCAAGCAGGTCATTTTTTAAAATCAGGTGTTGTTCCTGGACGTGGATTATGGGAATTTCGAATTTCTCAAAATTTAAATTTTAACGTTGGTGAAAATATTCAAATAAATATTTTTAAAAATGTAAAAAAAGTCGATGTTACAGGTATTTCAAAAGGAAAAGGATTTTGTGGTACTGTAAAACGTTGGAATTTTCGCACTCAGGACGCAACACATGGAAATTCGTTGTCTCATAGAGTTCCTGGTTCTATTGGTCAAAATCAAACACCCGGTAGAGTTTTTAAAGGAAAAAAAATGGCAGGTCAATTGGGAAACAATCGAGTTACGATACAAAATTTAAATGTAATTAAAATTGACGAAAATAAAAATCTCATTTTAGTAAAAGGAGCGGTTCCAGGCGCAACTGGGAGCGATATTATTGTTAAACCGGCTGTAAAAATTTGA
- the rpsL gene encoding 30S ribosomal protein S12, which produces MATVNQLVRKSRSRKVIKSNVPALNGNPQKRGVCTRVYTTTPKKPNSALRKVCRVRLTNGFEVTAYIGGEGHNLQEHSVVLMRGGRVKDLPGVRYHIVRGSLDCAGVKDRKKSRSKYGVKKVKV; this is translated from the coding sequence ATGGCCACAGTTAATCAATTGGTCCGAAAATCTCGTTCACGAAAAGTAATAAAAAGTAACGTTCCTGCTTTGAATGGTAATCCTCAAAAAAGAGGTGTGTGCACACGCGTTTATACTACTACACCTAAAAAACCTAATTCAGCATTAAGAAAAGTATGTCGCGTTCGATTAACAAATGGTTTTGAAGTGACCGCATATATAGGTGGTGAAGGTCATAATTTACAAGAGCATTCTGTGGTTTTAATGCGAGGTGGACGTGTAAAAGATTTACCTGGCGTACGATATCATATTGTCAGAGGATCATTAGATTGTGCTGGTGTTAAAGATAGAAAAAAAAGTAGATCAAAATATGGAGTCAAGAAAGTAAAAGTTTAA